From the genome of Triticum aestivum cultivar Chinese Spring chromosome 3B, IWGSC CS RefSeq v2.1, whole genome shotgun sequence, one region includes:
- the LOC123068920 gene encoding hexokinase-8: MAEQVVADLREKCATPPSLLCDVAAAMADEMCAGLGKEGGSRVQMLLSYVDKLPTGREEGLFYGLDLGGTNFRVLKVQLGGNDKHVISCESREVAIPPHLMSGSSSELFGFIASELAKFVADEEKGTSLSNEKTRKLGFTFSFPVRQRSVASGTLVKWTKAFSIEDAVGKDVVAELQTAMQKQGLDMHVAALINDAVGTLAGARYYDEDVVAGVIFGTGTNAAYVEKANAIPKWEGELPNSGEMVINMEWGNFYSCHLPVTEYDQALDSESLNPGEQIYEKLTSGMYLGEIVRRVLLKLSLQSGIFGEIDHTKLKTHFHLRTPHISAMHHDDTPNLKIVEEKLEEILEIASTSLETRKMVVEICDIVARRAARLAAAGLAGILKKLGRDGCVDKHRSVIAIDGGLFEHYAKFSKCLEATLYELLGEQSSKSVVIKHADDGSGIGAALIAASQSQCRNVE, translated from the exons ATGGCGGAGCAGGTGGTGGCGGACCTCCGAGAGAAGTGCGCCACGCCGCCGTCGCTGCTGTGCGAcgtggcggcggcgatggccgaCGAGATGTGCGCGGGACTGGGGAAGGAGGGTGGGAGCAGGGTCCAGATGCTGCTCTCCTACGTTGACAAGCTCCCCACGGG GAGAGAGGAAGGTTTGTTCTATGGACTGGACCTAGGAGGGACAAACTTCCGTGTCTTGAAGGTGCAGCTAGGTGGCAATGATAAGCATGTCATTAGCTGCGAGTCCAGAGAAGTCGCCATCCCACCACATTTGATGTCAGGGAGCTCCTCT GAATTGTTTGGTTTCATTGCTTCTGAATTAGCCAAGTTTGTGGCTGATGAAGAGAAGGGTACTAGCTTGTCAAACGAGAAGACACGGAAACTAGGATTCACATTTTCTTTCCCAGTGAGGCAACGGTCTGTTGCATCAGGGACCCTTGTCAAGTGGACAAAGGCATTTTCTATAGAAGATGCT GTAGGTAAAGATGTAGTTGCTGAACTGCAAACAGCTATGCAGAAGCAAGGTCTAGACATGCATGTGGCTGCACTA ATTAATGACGCTGTTGGGACATTGGCTGGAGCCAGATACTACGATGAAGATGTCGTCGCAGGTGTGATATTTGGCACTGGCACAAATGCTGCTTATGTTGAGAAGGCAAATGCTATACCAAAATGGGAAGGAGAGCTGCCTAATTCAGGAGAAATG GTCATTAATATGGAATGGGGTAATTTCTATTCATGCCATCTTCCAGTCACTGAATACGATCAAGCATTAGATAGTGAAAGCTTAAATCCAGGAGAGCAG ATCTACGAGAAGTTAACCTCAGGAATGTATTTAGGTGAAATTGTAAGGAGGGTGTTGCTTAAACTGTCCTTGCAATCTGGCATTTTTGGTGAAATTGACCACACTAAGCTCAAAACTCATTTCCATCTCCG GACTCCGCATATTTCTGCAATGCACCATGACGACACACCCAATCTGAAGATAGTAGAagaaaaactggaagaaatcctagAG ATTGCAAGCACGTCCTTAGAGACGCGGAAAATGGTTGTTGAGATCTGCGACATTGTTGCAAGAAGGGCAGCCCGGCTGGCTGCTGCGGGCCTTGCAGGGATCCTCAAGAAGCTTGGGAGAGATGGCTGCGTCGACAAGCATCGGTCGGTCATCGCCATCGATGGAGGACTGTTCGAACactatgccaagttcagcaaatgtttGGAAGCTACTCTATATGAGCTGCTAGGGGAGCAGTCATCGAAGTCGGTAGTCATCAAGCACGCGGACGATGGCTCGGGGATAGGGGCTGCCCTGATCGCTGCTTCCCAATCTCAGTGCAGAAATGTTGAATAG